A genomic segment from Alteribacillus bidgolensis encodes:
- a CDS encoding rhodanese-like domain-containing protein: MAYDLEGIEQIEKEELKRLYETEEKSPIIIDVREPSEYIEGHIPGVPLLPMNQVPEVIDQIKKDESYVLVCRSGSRSHHTALYFKDNGIVNVKNFAGGMLAWDNETETGMENPVEEIEQLYNKR, translated from the coding sequence ATGGCATATGATTTAGAGGGCATCGAACAGATTGAAAAGGAAGAATTAAAACGTTTGTATGAAACAGAAGAAAAATCGCCGATTATTATTGATGTAAGAGAACCTTCGGAATATATAGAAGGACATATACCGGGGGTGCCGCTGCTTCCAATGAATCAAGTCCCGGAGGTCATTGACCAGATCAAAAAAGATGAAAGTTATGTTCTCGTTTGCAGAAGTGGAAGCAGAAGCCATCACACAGCTCTTTATTTTAAAGATAACGGGATTGTTAACGTGAAAAATTTTGCTGGAGGCATGCTGGCTTGGGATAATGAAACGGAAACTGGCATGGAAAACCCGGTGGAAGAAATTGAACAATTATATAATAAGAGGTAA
- a CDS encoding AI-2E family transporter, translated as MPQGKFFHVCYGIILLLLIVYLGTLVDFIFQPIVVLVSTLFAPIIIAGVLFYLFRPVVHLLSGKLKIPRGLSILIIYLSTAGILTFLILLVGPALQNQFTGLVNNAPRLINEAQRMIVELQNQEWFNRFLDEMEGFSWSEVTSRAAEYANEALSNLGSNIASVVGMITSVVIVIIILPFILFYMLKEGEKAPEFILRLLPAKQEKEGRRILSDMDTALSSYIQGQIIVSFFVGICVYIGYVIIGLDYPLVLAAVAMFTNIIPFIGPWIGTFPGVIVGLLDSPFMALLVIIVVVIVQQIESNFISPQVMGRKLQIHPLTIILLLLVAARFAGIVGLLLAVPTYAVAKVFVSHTYRLLKLRT; from the coding sequence ATGCCTCAAGGGAAGTTTTTTCACGTTTGTTACGGAATTATATTGTTACTGCTTATTGTATACTTAGGCACGCTGGTGGACTTTATTTTTCAGCCTATTGTCGTGCTGGTGTCGACTTTATTTGCTCCAATTATTATTGCAGGTGTTTTGTTTTATTTATTTCGTCCAGTCGTACACTTGCTGTCTGGAAAGCTGAAAATACCAAGAGGTCTTTCTATTTTGATTATATACTTATCCACAGCAGGCATTCTTACCTTCTTAATTTTGCTTGTCGGGCCTGCTCTTCAAAACCAATTTACTGGTCTGGTCAATAATGCGCCGCGTCTTATTAATGAAGCGCAGCGTATGATTGTGGAACTTCAGAACCAGGAGTGGTTTAATCGATTCCTTGATGAAATGGAAGGATTTTCGTGGAGTGAAGTTACATCTCGAGCAGCAGAATACGCTAACGAAGCGTTATCTAATTTAGGCAGCAACATTGCTAGTGTCGTTGGGATGATAACTAGTGTTGTCATTGTGATTATTATCCTTCCATTTATTCTTTTCTATATGCTGAAAGAAGGTGAAAAGGCGCCAGAGTTTATTTTACGACTTCTTCCGGCCAAACAAGAAAAAGAAGGCCGCCGCATTTTAAGTGATATGGATACGGCGTTAAGCTCTTATATACAAGGGCAAATTATTGTTAGTTTTTTTGTAGGAATTTGTGTCTACATCGGCTATGTTATTATCGGTTTAGATTATCCGCTTGTTTTGGCAGCCGTAGCGATGTTTACCAATATTATTCCGTTTATTGGTCCGTGGATTGGAACGTTTCCGGGCGTCATTGTTGGTTTGCTTGATTCGCCATTTATGGCTTTACTTGTTATCATTGTTGTAGTAATTGTCCAGCAGATTGAAAGCAATTTCATCTCGCCGCAAGTAATGGGAAGAAAACTGCAAATTCATCCTTTAACTATTATTTTATTATTGCTTGTAGCTGCACGTTTTGCCGGTATTGTCGGACTGCTGCTTGCCGTACCGACGTACGCCGTTGCGAAAGTATTTGTCAGTCACACCTACCGGTTGTTAAAATTAAGAACTTAG
- a CDS encoding LacI family DNA-binding transcriptional regulator — protein sequence MAVTIKDVAKKANVAASTVSRVIANSNRISHATKIRVREAMEELGYHPNFHARSLANKSTKTIGIIMPSSAKVAFQNPFFPEVIRGISTKAYQKGYGLYLSTGQTEEERFEEVVQMVEEQRVDGIVLLYSRKNGLIMPYLMKKNFPFVLIGRPYDLPDEEVTHVNNDNFKAAKMVTEYLSLLGHRQIAFIGGNMEYVVTIDHMKGYKKALEQAGIEVNDSYIVYHDELEEGGQEAVIELMSLQERPTALVVADDLMAFGVLRMLSDMGVNVPDELSIISFNNVMISELSSPPMTTVDIHIFDLGSTAVECLFDKMLDKHIQPKSVIIPHRLIKRQSCKKCNDKTLHS from the coding sequence TTGGCGGTTACGATTAAAGATGTGGCAAAAAAAGCGAACGTTGCCGCGTCAACAGTATCACGAGTAATTGCAAATAGTAACAGAATAAGCCATGCCACAAAAATAAGAGTACGAGAGGCAATGGAAGAGCTCGGCTATCATCCCAACTTTCATGCAAGAAGTCTCGCCAATAAAAGCACGAAAACCATTGGGATTATAATGCCGAGTTCAGCGAAAGTAGCTTTTCAAAATCCGTTTTTCCCAGAAGTCATACGAGGGATTAGCACAAAGGCTTATCAAAAAGGATATGGCTTATACTTGTCAACAGGCCAAACGGAAGAAGAAAGGTTTGAAGAAGTCGTTCAAATGGTGGAAGAACAGCGAGTAGACGGAATTGTCTTGTTGTATTCCCGTAAAAATGGCTTGATTATGCCTTATTTAATGAAAAAGAATTTTCCGTTTGTATTGATCGGCAGACCATATGATTTACCAGATGAAGAAGTAACGCATGTGAATAATGATAATTTTAAAGCAGCGAAAATGGTTACGGAATATTTATCACTTCTCGGTCATCGTCAGATTGCCTTTATTGGGGGCAATATGGAATATGTCGTCACGATCGACCATATGAAGGGGTATAAAAAAGCTTTAGAGCAGGCCGGGATAGAAGTAAATGATTCTTATATTGTCTACCATGATGAACTGGAAGAAGGCGGCCAGGAGGCTGTTATTGAATTAATGTCTTTGCAGGAGCGGCCGACCGCCCTTGTTGTTGCTGATGATCTCATGGCCTTTGGGGTCCTTCGCATGCTTTCTGATATGGGGGTTAACGTCCCGGATGAGCTTTCGATCATCAGCTTTAACAACGTCATGATTTCTGAATTATCATCTCCGCCAATGACAACAGTAGACATCCATATTTTTGACCTTGGCTCTACAGCTGTAGAATGTTTATTTGATAAAATGCTGGATAAACATATACAACCGAAATCTGTGATTATCCCGCACCGGCTGATTAAAAGACAGTCTTGTAAAAAGTGCAACGACAAAACGTTACATTCATAA
- a CDS encoding sugar ABC transporter permease, with protein sequence MSRKMKERLELTGSYTIILIMFVIIMYPLLWTLGISFNQGASLYSSSIIPKNFSLEHYVWLFTDPNSLYLKWYQNTLIVATATTISATFIIALTAYAFSRYRFVGRKYGIYAFLLLQMFPVLMGMVALYILLNIIGLLDSLLGLSLIYIGGAIPMNAFLVKGYFDTIPRELDESARMDGAGHFRVFFTIMLPLAKPILAVVLLFNFMAPFMDFILPSIILRSEENYTLALGLYNFVNDQFSNNFTRFAAGSVLIALPIATIYLILQRWLISGLTAGATKG encoded by the coding sequence ATGAGCAGAAAAATGAAAGAACGACTTGAACTTACAGGTAGCTATACGATCATTCTCATTATGTTTGTGATCATTATGTATCCACTTCTATGGACGCTGGGTATTTCTTTTAACCAGGGTGCAAGTCTTTATTCGTCAAGTATTATACCGAAGAATTTTTCGCTAGAGCATTATGTATGGTTATTTACTGATCCAAACAGTCTTTACTTGAAGTGGTATCAGAACACTTTGATTGTAGCCACAGCAACAACAATCAGTGCCACGTTTATTATTGCTCTTACAGCTTATGCGTTTTCCCGGTACCGCTTTGTCGGCCGGAAGTATGGCATTTATGCCTTTTTACTGTTACAAATGTTCCCGGTTTTAATGGGGATGGTTGCTCTTTACATTTTATTAAACATAATTGGACTCCTGGACAGCCTGTTAGGTCTATCACTTATTTACATTGGCGGGGCTATTCCGATGAATGCGTTTCTTGTGAAAGGGTATTTCGATACGATTCCGCGTGAATTGGATGAGTCTGCTCGCATGGACGGCGCTGGGCATTTCCGCGTATTCTTCACAATTATGCTGCCGCTTGCTAAACCTATTCTTGCCGTCGTGCTGCTTTTTAACTTCATGGCACCGTTTATGGATTTTATTTTGCCAAGTATCATCTTGAGAAGCGAAGAGAACTATACGTTAGCGTTAGGGTTGTATAACTTTGTGAACGATCAATTTTCTAATAACTTTACTCGTTTTGCAGCAGGCTCTGTTCTGATTGCCTTACCAATTGCAACAATTTATCTCATCCTGCAACGCTGGCTGATTTCTGGCCTGACCGCAGGCGCTACGAAAGGTTAA
- a CDS encoding carbohydrate ABC transporter permease yields MQKDPREPRPQVKKHNVNVATLLGLIPGIGQFYNRRIIKGSIMLVLATAFVLTFAQFLNIGYWGLFTLGTMQGVDDSRTLLIQGILSLFLTVVAIGFYAACVIDARRDAVKIQNGWKIPSVRTALSDWFDNAFPYLLVTPGLILLVFVVVFPLLFMVLLAFTNYDRYNAPPGNLLEWVGFQNFMDIVNVPIWRDTFVSVFSWTLTWTFGATTLQIALALLLAIIVNDKRIKFKRTIRTVFILPWAVPAFVTIMIFSALFNDNFGAINRDILEPLLGFGLPWMSDPFWAKTAIIMIQVWLGFPFVYALFTGVLQSISSDWYEAADVDGGSKWQKFRYITLPHVLFATAPLLIMQYSFNFNNFNIIYLFNEGGPAVRGQEAGGTDILISWVYDLTFQNSMYSMAAVVSIIMGMMVAIFAFFQFRRSRSFKEEGQV; encoded by the coding sequence ATTCAGAAGGATCCAAGAGAACCTCGCCCGCAAGTGAAAAAACATAATGTCAATGTTGCAACGCTCCTTGGACTTATACCGGGAATTGGCCAGTTTTACAACCGGCGCATAATTAAAGGGTCAATTATGCTTGTCCTAGCGACAGCATTTGTTCTTACTTTTGCTCAATTTTTAAATATCGGGTATTGGGGGCTTTTTACACTCGGTACGATGCAGGGGGTGGATGATTCCCGAACCCTTCTTATCCAGGGGATTTTGTCTCTTTTTTTAACAGTAGTAGCTATAGGGTTTTATGCAGCTTGTGTTATCGACGCCCGTCGCGACGCAGTAAAAATTCAAAACGGATGGAAAATTCCGTCTGTTCGAACGGCACTTAGTGATTGGTTTGACAATGCTTTTCCTTATCTATTAGTTACGCCAGGTTTAATTTTGCTTGTTTTTGTCGTTGTATTTCCGCTTTTATTTATGGTTTTACTGGCTTTCACAAACTACGATCGCTACAATGCGCCTCCAGGGAATCTATTGGAGTGGGTTGGTTTTCAAAATTTCATGGATATTGTAAACGTACCCATTTGGCGTGACACATTTGTATCCGTTTTCAGTTGGACGCTTACGTGGACATTTGGTGCGACCACCCTTCAAATTGCTTTAGCACTTCTTCTTGCAATTATTGTTAATGATAAACGGATTAAATTTAAAAGAACGATTCGTACCGTATTTATTTTGCCTTGGGCAGTGCCTGCGTTTGTAACGATTATGATTTTTTCTGCTTTATTTAATGATAACTTTGGTGCGATAAACCGAGATATTCTCGAACCTTTACTCGGTTTTGGTCTGCCGTGGATGTCTGATCCGTTTTGGGCGAAGACCGCAATTATAATGATTCAAGTTTGGCTTGGGTTTCCATTTGTTTATGCTCTCTTTACAGGGGTGCTGCAAAGCATTTCGTCTGATTGGTATGAAGCAGCAGATGTGGACGGCGGCAGCAAATGGCAGAAGTTTCGGTATATTACGTTACCGCACGTTTTATTTGCAACCGCGCCACTATTAATTATGCAGTATTCGTTTAACTTTAATAACTTTAATATCATTTATCTGTTTAATGAGGGCGGACCGGCTGTTCGAGGCCAGGAAGCAGGTGGTACCGATATTCTTATTTCCTGGGTTTATGATTTAACTTTCCAAAACAGTATGTACAGTATGGCTGCAGTGGTATCGATAATTATGGGGATGATGGTTGCTATCTTTGCCTTTTTCCAATTCCGTCGCAGTCGTTCATTTAAAGAGGAGGGACAAGTATAA
- a CDS encoding sugar ABC transporter substrate-binding protein: MKKATWLSMILLTAMIFILAACGPDREETGADEADVSEGEEPEKPESLKVWVNDDDNQKEFYEEVTEEFTEETGISVEIEHHPMDEQLDKVSLDGPSGNGPDLFYQPHDMIGEANLQGLVSPIQADEEQLSIYEDSAIEAMSYEGELYGVPDVTETYALLYNKELVEEAPETISDLEEIAEELTDASNEEYGFLMEAANFYYTYPFMTAEGGYVFNQDEDGTYDSSDIGLANEGAVEGAEMIQSWYQNDYIPKGINDDILNGLFEDGKVGAVINGTWAVKDYVKAIGSENLGVAPLPTTDDGDPLNSFSGVKGWLVSNYSEDKYWASQLGLHITNTENAKKYHEASGQIPAVTEVVESDVLQENEHFNGFAEQTQYAEPMPNIPEMAQVWEPMGDAHEYIADGNDPEEVLNEAVEEIQAEIEMQAK; the protein is encoded by the coding sequence ATGAAAAAAGCAACATGGTTGTCGATGATTTTACTTACTGCAATGATATTTATTTTAGCTGCTTGCGGCCCCGACCGTGAAGAAACTGGCGCTGACGAAGCGGATGTCTCTGAAGGGGAAGAACCTGAAAAGCCTGAATCCTTAAAGGTTTGGGTCAATGACGATGATAACCAAAAGGAATTTTATGAAGAGGTAACAGAAGAATTCACAGAAGAGACCGGTATTTCTGTAGAAATTGAGCACCATCCAATGGACGAGCAATTGGATAAGGTTTCTCTAGATGGACCTTCTGGAAACGGCCCGGATTTATTTTACCAACCGCATGACATGATCGGGGAAGCAAATTTGCAAGGATTGGTGTCTCCCATTCAAGCCGATGAAGAACAGCTATCTATTTATGAAGATTCAGCGATTGAAGCGATGAGTTATGAGGGAGAATTGTATGGAGTTCCTGATGTTACAGAAACATATGCCCTTTTGTATAATAAAGAACTTGTCGAGGAGGCTCCAGAAACAATCAGTGATTTAGAAGAAATTGCAGAAGAATTAACGGACGCTTCGAATGAAGAATATGGGTTTTTAATGGAAGCGGCAAACTTCTATTATACTTATCCCTTTATGACAGCAGAAGGCGGATATGTATTTAACCAGGATGAGGACGGGACATATGACTCTTCCGATATCGGACTGGCAAATGAAGGAGCTGTCGAAGGTGCTGAAATGATTCAATCCTGGTACCAAAATGACTATATACCTAAAGGTATTAACGATGATATTTTAAATGGGTTGTTTGAAGATGGAAAAGTCGGAGCAGTGATAAACGGCACGTGGGCTGTTAAAGACTACGTAAAAGCAATTGGTTCCGAAAATTTAGGGGTTGCGCCGCTGCCGACTACAGATGATGGGGATCCGCTGAATTCTTTTTCAGGAGTAAAAGGATGGCTCGTATCTAATTATTCTGAGGATAAATATTGGGCTTCTCAGCTGGGGCTTCATATCACGAACACCGAAAATGCAAAGAAATACCATGAAGCATCTGGGCAAATTCCAGCAGTCACTGAAGTCGTAGAATCTGATGTTTTGCAGGAAAACGAACATTTTAATGGGTTTGCAGAACAGACTCAATACGCTGAGCCAATGCCTAACATTCCAGAAATGGCTCAGGTATGGGAACCGATGGGAGATGCTCACGAATATATTGCGGATGGAAATGATCCTGAAGAAGTATTAAATGAAGCCGTGGAAGAAATTCAGGCTGAAATTGAAATGCAAGCAAAGTAA